In Hylaeus volcanicus isolate JK05 unplaced genomic scaffold, UHH_iyHylVolc1.0_haploid 12237, whole genome shotgun sequence, the genomic stretch tatatgttttttaggatagatagattactatcttcaaatatttcttgtgTTACTTACAGTATCAACCTCTAGGTCATTTGGTTCGATTCGGTCACTATTCCCTTCAAGTGCAACAGAAGCCTCATTTGGGCGTACCCGTTTCTTAAGATTTTTTTCCGTTTTACCCATAATCAAGTTCACTTCTAGAACCAACAACTGTACTTACGAGAGAAATTTGGCacacaatttgaatattagattaacgataataatatgtaaaatagaaattatgcTTTTTTTAGTGAAGTATCACTCTTCAATAAGCGtcagaatattttatctttacaGAGTAAAACAACGTCATACCTTCAAACACTCCTGAATATCtcaattatataaaagatgTGATGGTATATAATGTAATTTGATCGATAGAAGTCGCgctcaatttttttatagcagtacacttatttttaaagtacaatgtattagttttattactttttcacGTTAGAACGACTTTGCTCGCCTCGTATAAAGTATCGTTTGCATGAATTTGTACTTGTTGCATGTGAACCCAAAGGCTTTGAACAGACTCACGTCCCACTCCCAGAGATTCTCTCGACTAGTCACGTTTTAAAGCTTCTGCGAGAATCGTGGACGCTTCTTAATTGTTTCACTGATGTCGCATAGGAAGTTTGAGCGTCCTCGCCATGGCTCTTTGGGATTTCTTCCAAAAAAGAGATCGCCACGCCACAGAGGAAAAGGTTAGTTTCACGATTaccattattataatatacaatgaCATGAATGATCTATCAAATGctttgttttgaatttgtaatttaataacgggtttttctctttttgcgTTTTAGTGAAAGCATTTCCTAAGGACAATCCTGCGCTAAAGCCTCACTTCACAGCGTTCCTTGTTTACAAGGCAGGCATGACACACATTGTGCGCTCAGTGGATCGTCCTGGATCTAAGCTACATAAAAAAGACATTGTTGAATCTGTTACCATCTTGGAAGCTCCGCCTATGGTTGTTGTTGGTCTTGTGGGTTATTTGGAAACTCCTAAAGGGCTTAAAGCCGTTACGACAGTTTGGGCTAGCCATATTAGTGACGAGTGTAGAAGACGTTTCTATCGTAGTTGgtataaaagtaaaagaaaagcTTTTACAAAGTATGAAGCAAAACGATGTACTGAAGCCGGAGAAGAAAAGATGCGCATAGAGTTAGATCGAATTAAAGGTTATTGTCAGGTTGTTCGAGCTATCTGTCATACTCAAGTTTCAAAAACACCAATTGGGCAAAGAAAAGCTAACATTAtggaaatacaaataaatggaGGAACTGTTCCGGAAAAAGTGGATTTCGTTGTTTCAATGTTCGAACAAGAGTTACCTGTATCAActgtatttgaaaatgaagaaacaattGATGTTATCGGTGTGACAAGAGGACATGGTTTCCAAGGTGTCGTGACACGTTGGGGAGTTACTCGTCTTCCTCGCAAAACTCATCGTGGTTTAAGAAAGGTTGCTTGTATCGGTGCATGGCATCCTGCTCGTGTTCAATTTCAAGTACCTAGACATGGTCAATATGGATATCACCATCGGACGGAGATcaataagaaaatatacagaatTGGTTCTGCTTCCGACAATGCTAATGGATCTACTGAGGCTGATATTACTGAAAAAACGATTACCCCAATGGGAGGATTCCCTCACTATGGTGAAATTCGCAACGattttattatgataaaaGGAACTGTTATGGGATCAAAAAAACGTGTCATAACTCTTCGAAAGTCTTTATTACCACAATGCTCTCGAATTTCTCAGGAAAAAGttaatcttaaatttattGACACATCCTCCAAAATGGGTCATGGACGATTCCAAACTACAgaagaaaaaatcaaattttatggTCCCCGTAAAATCGCCGTTGAAGCGTAGTCAACTTTTTTTCTGCATCACTAAGTTATTGATTTCGTTGTACATcctatttttaatgtttttaaagcGGgtgataaaaaacaaaattttgcttgttgaaaaattaaaaacgctTTTTtcgtaaagtaaatttaaaaaaaaatgaatagggtttagtattaaattattctgtcTTATTCTTGTGAAACGTATACTTTGATTGAacaagattaaatattaaaaaaatttacaattgtgATGTAGGTTAATTCAAAAAACTTAGTAGGCTAGTTCTCAATtgtgaaagtaaaatttatgaaaaataattagaaaatagtCGTTTTAGGAACATTAAAGTAACAAGTGTACGGTATATATCGGATTGTTTtgcagtttaaaaaaaacattctttttcttttaaaaaacaatgataaaataataattactaagTCATTTTATGATGACTTTTGTTAATGTTAATCAATATTTCGTAACTATAAAAAACGGAATTTCCATATCTGTTTTCAAATGgattattaaacgaaaatgtcCACTCTAAGttattcaagaaaatgttattattttctatatttgatgaaataaattgaaaattgtggTATTTCACCTCACATGGAACATCTTCATATTCttgtatggaaaaaaaagagattaaaCATGAACTTTTAGTGCGAAATACTCTATATATTAGTTTAAACTATAACATAGAAAGTACGCCTACGTtctattaacaaattaaagtaTCAAAGCTTTATGGATGgacattttgattaaatacattttctacacACAAATTACACGTTTCAATAACTGTGAAGAAATTGGTGACTGTAGaagtaatgaattatttctatgaagagaaattactttaaaatgtaattatttttaaaagtcaaAAAAATCGTTCATATCGGTAGTATAATCGGCATAGTAGCGAAAAGGATTCcgctttaaaaaaatcatcttcttgttcaaaaattttagctaagaaaatgaattaagaTTTAACCACTTCTATGTGAACAACTggagaaaatttgttacagTACGAATGAAAAAGGTTTCAGACGTGCTAGGCTAtttaatgcaaaaagaaaaaataaatgtatttttttgtaagcacgtatattatttttgtgaaaaaacacaataaaatactCTCAGGACTGACAAGTTGAGATTAAGAAGTAGTTGTAtcatcaaaaaaaaaaatctatagatctcaaaaactattgttTGGTACCGAAGCAAcagttttgtaaaatgtattaagTTAAAACAATGCGTTGTTTGAGTTTTAATCAGCAAAAGTATGTCACTACTATGGAAGTTATTTGTtgtcaaaaaattttttacgatttatagcaaaatgttttatgttatatgCAACAGGGATTctggaaatttatgttttgaatACAAAGATACTATAAAATGGtggtgaaaaatgaaatcttacATTATGATGGCaagttaatgaaaatatattaaagacaATCGAAATCAGAACctgtttttatattcaaagatCAAACATAACAagcttttgtttttacttgGTATTCCTTTTTATTGATCAATTCATGATGTGATTATACTTTAGTTTCggttaatgtttttataattgaaaagtagTTTGTATACtgatgaaattgtaaaaagtatttttttgtttgttgacTACGTAAAGCatgttttttgaaattacgtggagtaataaattcaaaaaacaaatgtcataaataaactaatctcagaatataaattttattctattagtATTCGTCATTGAAATGTTTTAGTAAAgagtgaaataataaaaagttttaaaagaaaatagatttgaataattgtttaattattttttttttgttgagaAGTGTAGATTTCCACAATTCAGTTttgcgttaaaaaataatttatttaccagCATGTATTCCATAAATTCAAGCATAATcttgaagaaacaaaatgtctttttctaaatatttaaaaaaaaggaattaaatagaattttaggTAAATTCGACTCGGAAGATATTTAAGGTTTAGTCTCATTTACAAAAgtattccatttaaatttagaatagACTCATCATTAGTTCTTATTCTGATGTTTTGTGTCTACTTTGGAAATTGactatgtaaaaaaaaattttcaagtatttagCTCTGTTAAAATGTAACAGATGGAATggttttaatatttacgtttttaatatattgattACATAACAGtttgtataatttcaaaaaattttgttaaagttTTATTGTCAATGCAACAGGAGTATTCGCCTGAGTGTGTTGATAACATGAGCAGTAGTAATTTAGACGAAAATTCACCAAGTACAGACACCTTTTGTAGTGCAGAATCGCGAAATGAAGGTGTAACCCTCTTTCCTCAGAAAAGTGTTTTCAAAGTGAAATCCTTGCCAATGGAAGCTCTTAACATAGACGGATCAGATTTACCAACAATTAATGTGAAACAAACACTGGAACTACTAGAATGTCCAGTTTGTTTTGATTGTATGATCCCTCCAATTTATCAGTGTCGTGAAGGTCACCCTTTGTGTTGCGAATGCATaggaaaagtaaaaatatgtcCCACATGTCGTTCCTCATCAATCGACATTCGTTGTCGGGTTTTAGATCGTTTAGCGGAGTCAGTAGGGAAAGTATGTACGGAAACGTATTGCATGTCAAGCaactaatttttgttaaataaataatttgtatttaggTCTCATGCCGCTACGCTTCATTAGGTTGCAAAGCTGTTATTAAGTATGAATTAAAGAAAGAGCATGAGTCACGATGTCATTACAAGCATTTTAAATGCCTACATTCCGATCAGGTTCGATTGTTAGCAAAATAGTCGTGTGGATGGTGGCTTGTCAATTTGTTCTAAACACATAGGGTTGCGGATTTGAAGGAACTGCAGAAGATCTTGTAAATCATCTTGTCTGCATGCATGAGTTAGTAGTTGGTTGCGGTCGTGTTTAAAGTCTCTCAATTATGTCTCTACGActtcattttctgtattttgAGTGCAGTTATGAAGAGATTGAgggtaaaattataaatttttgctgCAACTCTAAAAATCTACAATCAAAAAAGTCAAAGTCTTCcggaaaacaattattttggcAACGTCATGTATGTCTTGCGTCAATTCTTTACTTTTctattcgttttctttatgAAAGCTTGTTGTATAGATTTACCATTGTTACGACAAACATTTTGTGTTACGGGTCCATAGAAAAGCGGATGTTGATCCTGCTATTTACATAAGTTTAATAGTTATCCATTGGAAGCATCATTCGAATCGGTATACACTTGCTATTCAAGGAAATCATCGGAAATACTCGTTTGAAGGTAAATATATACTGTGAAGTATTGCTCTATGTATAAATGACTAAAATTACTATAATCTTCCAAGGACCGGTGTGGTCTGTACGCAAAGGCTTTAAAGAGGTTGAACGCGTGCGGGATTGTCTTATTTTACCAGAAAATATAGCTTTATTTTTGTCCGGAGGTAAAGGATCAGAAACCGATTTAAACTTAATAAACTTATCTATTGTTGGAACTATTTTGccgtaaaaatttaatatcactttattttaataaaataactaacAGTATTCATTTACTAAATGTCTTACCgccgtttttaaaaaattgttaggTGGTTTTTgcacaattctttttttaagttaactaataaataaacgtattgattctttttataataacttgtaaaatgttttctacgcgcattaaaagttttttttgttttaacgatTTCAGCGAGAAAGCatacggaaaaaaaaaaatttttttttttatatgttggaaggaagtaaaataaattggaaaaaaatacgaaatagtATTCTACGGTTAGACATCTTgaaatacagaaatttataaaaaagttgAAGGGCTGATGGTGTTAAACATACCGAAAAATGCTTTATACGCATCACTTAACGACAATGGTACAATTTCGGATTCGGGTTGAGTATTTTCTGGCGCACGTAACGGGAATTCAGGCACTGATAAATAGGATTTTCCGTTTGATGTTAGAAAAATCATATCTATGA encodes the following:
- the LOC128883644 gene encoding uncharacterized protein LOC128883644 — protein: MSHRKFERPRHGSLGFLPKKRSPRHRGKVKAFPKDNPALKPHFTAFLVYKAGMTHIVRSVDRPGSKLHKKDIVESVTILEAPPMVVVGLVGYLETPKGLKAVTTVWASHISDECRRRFYRSWYKSKRKAFTKYEAKRCTEAGEEKMRIELDRIKGYCQVVRAICHTQVSKTPIGQRKANIMEIQINGGTVPEKVDFVVSMFEQELPVSTVFENEETIDVIGVTRGHGFQGVVTRWGVTRLPRKTHRGLRKVACIGAWHPARVQFQVPRHGQYGYHHRTEINKKIYRIGSASDNANGSTEADITEKTITPMGGFPHYGEIRNDFIMIKGTVMGSKKRVITLRKSLLPQCSRISQEKVNLKFIDTSSKMGHGRFQTTEEKIKFYGPRKIAVEA
- the LOC128884175 gene encoding uncharacterized protein LOC128884175 isoform X1; translated protein: MQQEYSPECVDNMSSSNLDENSPSTDTFCSAESRNEGVTLFPQKSVFKVKSLPMEALNIDGSDLPTINVKQTLELLECPVCFDCMIPPIYQCREGHPLCCECIGKVKICPTCRSSSIDIRCRVLDRLAESVGKVSCRYASLGCKAVIKYELKKEHESRCHYKHFKCLHSDQGCGFEGTAEDLVNHLVCMHDYEEIEGKIINFCCNSKNLQSKKSKSSGKQLFWQRHIYHCYDKHFVLRVHRKADVDPAIYISLIVIHWKHHSNRYTLAIQGNHRKYSFEGPVWSVRKGFKEVERVRDCLILPENIALFLSGGKGSETDLNLINLSIVGTILP
- the LOC128884175 gene encoding uncharacterized protein LOC128884175 isoform X2, translating into MEALNIDGSDLPTINVKQTLELLECPVCFDCMIPPIYQCREGHPLCCECIGKVKICPTCRSSSIDIRCRVLDRLAESVGKVSCRYASLGCKAVIKYELKKEHESRCHYKHFKCLHSDQGCGFEGTAEDLVNHLVCMHDYEEIEGKIINFCCNSKNLQSKKSKSSGKQLFWQRHIYHCYDKHFVLRVHRKADVDPAIYISLIVIHWKHHSNRYTLAIQGNHRKYSFEGPVWSVRKGFKEVERVRDCLILPENIALFLSGGKGSETDLNLINLSIVGTILP